ctatatatattagttggccaattaatttctttctatttatagtagagacggggtctcactcttgctcatgcttgtttcgaactcctgaccttgagcaatccgcccacctccgcctcccagagagctaggattacaggcgtgagccaccatgcccggcctcagaCTCAGATtcttaaaggagaaatagaataaagaattaaGGACTGCTGTGACATAGGCCGCTGGCCAGATGTGAAAGGGAAAAGCTGGGGCCTTGCTCTGGCTGTGGGGATTATGGCCGGCAGGGGTCCCCAGAAGGAGACAGCTAAGCTGCGATGCTGTGTCTCAGGCGGGAAACAGTTCACCTCACTGTTGGAACTGTGGCAGCCCAGCGGTCCTGGGCAAGGGGACTGATTCTTCTGTCtgcagtgccaggcactgcagcCACCTGACCCCACTCGAGATTACTTCAGCCTCATGGATTGCTAAACAGAAAGAATTTACTGACAATGTGAGCAGAGCTTTTGAACAAGATGACTTTGAAGGAGCCAAGGAAATTTTAACAAAGAtgagatatttttcaaatgtagaaGATCAAGTTTAAGTAGATTCCCCTCTAATTGTTCCTAatttaaagttttgaaaaataaagtttttatatatttctaaaaaaaaaaaaaaattaaggccagGTGCATAGCctatgcctgtgatcccagcactttgggaggcagaggcaggaggattgtttaagggCAAGAGTTCGAGACTAACCTgaccaacatagtgagaccccatctctaccaaaagaatttaaaaatttgctgggccttgtggtgcacacctgtattcatagctcctcaggaggctgaggcaggagaaaatTGCTTAAGcccgagtttgaggttgcagtgaggtataatgatgccactatactctagcccaggcagcagagcaagactctgtctcaaaaaaaaaaaagaatttgtaaagCTTTGCCTTCTAGCTTGAGGAAGCCAGGAGCTATGAATTACAGGCAGGAATCCTAAGAGAATGTACAGTTGTGGGAATTAAGTCAATAAGGAGACTGATTTACTGAAGTCAGGTGTTAtcagaaaaaaacctttttctttctcctcttctttcctatCCCCAAGAGCTGGGATGTTTGTGTCTAAATTTTTTGGGGGCTACGTGCCCGAGATGGTGCTTACTCCTGATGATCAGCGCTTACTGGCCCATGTCACCCTGGAGCTCCGGCACTATCACCAGCTGCTTGAGAAGGTTCGGTAAGTAACCTGCACATCTTGTTTCATCTGCTGGCATTTGAGAGCTCCGTACTGATCCTTGTAGGACCTTATACCTTGGCCTGCCTCATCCTTTCCCAGAATCCGTGATGCCTTACGTAGTATCCTCACCATATCTCGACATGGCAACCAATACATTCAGGTGAATGAGCCCTGGAAGCGGATTAAAGGCAATGAGGCTGATAGGTAGGTAAAGGGCTAGGGTTGGCTATAGGAATAAGGTGGTCGGCTGTGTCTTCCTGGAGGTCTTGACTAATAACTCTTCCTCCCCAGGCAGCGGGCAGGCACAGTGACAGGCCTGGCAGTGAATATAGCGGCTTTGCTGTCCGTTATGCTCCAGCCTTACATGCCCACAGTTAGCACCACTATCCAGGACCAGCTGCAGCTCCCACGGCCAGCCTGCAGTATCCTGCTCACAAACTTCCTGTGTACCTTACCAGCAGGACACCAGATTGGCACAGTAGGTCCCTGAGAGTTGGTAGAGCCAGCCTCTCTGAAAATTCATACTTTTTCCATGTAGCCTTTAGAGTGGGGTTAGACCAGACCTAACATCTCACTAGCTTGACTCTTAAATTTCTTATATGAAGTCCTTGGTCTTAGTTCACAAATCCAGTGTATCTGTATATCCTCATTGTTCTTCATGCCGAAagccagtgcccagcacataaaACTAACTTTTGTACAGATGTTTGAAGAAACACCATGATCAACTTGGTCTCCATGTTGGCGACAGTGGGCAGGGAGAATACAGGGTAGCCATTTCCTCTTTGCCACAAGGTGATAAAAGTATATTCCTGAACTTTTGGATCATTAGTTTAAATATTCTTTACCCCTATTCCTTCTTTGGGCTTTTGTAGGGAATACTACCActttttctgaattctttcctGAAATCAGGTATTAGTCTAGTGTTATGCTCCAATTTTTTCTACAACACATTTAGGATTCCTAAATGTCAGAGATTGGGGTTGGAGAGGTCCTCTGTATACACTATATAATCAGTGAATGATTCTGGAATTGTTTTTTAACAGGTCAGTCCCTTGTTCCAAAAATTGGAAAATGACCAGATTGAAAGTTTGAAGCAGCGCTTTGGAGGGGGCCAGGTGAGACAGCTAAAGACCGTGCTCTCATCTCACTCAGCAACAGCCACAGTGTCACCTCCTTAGTTACCTAAGGAGTCTTCATTTATCACTCTTTCTGTCTTTGACTCTGCTGCTTCCTCActtatagtttttctttcctatctTAGCTAGAAGAGTCTTTGGAGTTAAAGGTAATCACTTCCCCCCTGAGATGTTATGGAAAACTGGAGGTCAGGGGATATTTATGGTCACTGGTGATAATTCTGTTGTTGTTCTTCAGGCAAAAGTGTCCCCCAAGCCAGAAGTTGTAGAAACTGTTACAACAGCTGGGCCACAGCAGATACAAGTGTTGATGGATGAAGTGACAAAACAAGTATGAGGCCTAAGACCTGTGGGAGACTGGGAAAGCTGAATCCTAAGTAGGTCCTTTTTTGGTCTCAGTGTTACTCTCTCCACCCCTCCTTCCCTTAGGGCAACACTGTCCGGGAACTGAAAGCACAAAAGGCAGACAAGAACCAGATTGCTGCAGAAGTGGCTAAACTCTTGGAGCTAAAGAAACAGTTGGCTTTAGCTGAGGGGAAACCCCTCGAAACCTCtaaaggcaagaagaaaaagtgaaagagaacTTGGCTCATAGAAAGTCCCTTTAATGGATAAGGacaataatgaataaatgtaCACTCTATATACAAGCAGAGACCCTTTTCTTTTGTCTATCCCAAGCCTTACCCCTGAATATGGGGGGTTGAGGGTCACATCATTGGCACTGGTGAGAAGGTGGTCAGTAGCCACTTCTGGGAAAGGTAAGTAGCATGGCCCGAGTCGGGGAGTGACGGTCCCAATTGTTCATGGTTGGTGCAGATTAACCATTCGGTCAATTAGAGCTCGGCGAGTTGCCTCTACTTCCTTGGTCAGGCGCTCGATTTCCTGCTTGAGCCGTTCATTTTCTTCGGCTAACTGTGCCACTTTCCTTTCATTCTCCTGTTCTCTCTCCTTCATGCGTTGCttcccagcctgggctggggaatggCCACTCTGTTTCCGTTTCCTGGTTCTTCTTtggtcttcctcttcttcctcctgagCCGGGGAGCTCTGACTGGAATCTGGAGAGCGAGGGCTCTGAGAGGTGCTTGTGACTTCTGCTGGTCCAGGCTCCTCAGTCAGCCAAGCCAGAGAGGCAGGGTCAAGAGTGGTGAAGGTTTTTGATTCTTCCTtcaaggaaagaagggagagtaGGTATTAGTTGAGAAGGGGGGAAAGGTAACATCTCCCCAACTTTAGGCCTAGCATTCTTACCTCTTCATTTCCAGGAGGTGAGACATAGGTACCCCCATTTTCATCTGAAGACAGGACCTCTTGCAGGTCCTCATACCAGGCTTCTAACTCCCAGCTGGACAGTGTCCCAAAGGAGAAAGGCAATGACTCGGCTGCCATCTCTGCAGTTGGATCAGGTCTGGAAAAGTATATACTCAGAATAATGGGGAATAGGTGGAATAAGCTCCACACAGCAGCCTATATTACAGGTTGGCAAACTGGTCTACTGCCTGTCTTTGTGGATAAAGTTTTACTAGAATACAGCCTTatctatttatgtattatttatggc
This Microcebus murinus isolate Inina chromosome 10, M.murinus_Inina_mat1.0, whole genome shotgun sequence DNA region includes the following protein-coding sequences:
- the DDIT3 gene encoding DNA damage-inducible transcript 3 protein, whose amino-acid sequence is MAAESLPFSFGTLSSWELEAWYEDLQEVLSSDENGGTYVSPPGNEEEESKTFTTLDPASLAWLTEEPGPAEVTSTSQSPRSPDSSQSSPAQEEEEEDQRRTRKRKQSGHSPAQAGKQRMKEREQENERKVAQLAEENERLKQEIERLTKEVEATRRALIDRMVNLHQP